The genomic DNA AAAGTGACCcgctttgtagagtaatgattgacattacaatctaccaatcctcctccaatcatccaaaaggagccaccagtcacgtcaaaggtctggctATGGCTATttgccatttccatggttttgttcaccgctatgtagagacttatgaagtccatacaaagtaaagcatactACCATCATTtcaactgtaaaaaacacaaataaaggaaataacgTTTCTTTAGGACCagagaacaaacaaaacactgccATTGTCATGTGGCAGGTGTAAATTAAATTTTAGAGCATATTCCAGACCTTGGTCAAGGCCACGCtctatctcacaatgttaactaaaatggaaaaaaaatatttgtgcatcTGCCCCATGATTCAGACCCTCCCATGTATTGAGTTCTTCCTGGCCCATGCTGCAAATTGTTCCAgaagtttttccataatcctgctaaCAGACAAACGAACCAAACCAGGGAACATAAAGGTTTTGGTGGAGGTAATAAAGTAATCAGCAACCAAGACAGTAGCTATCTTCAGAAGGCCACCAATTCGAACTGTTACTGTACACATTGAGGTTCAAGGTCAAGGTCGCTTTAAACACTGTGAAATCTAAAAATGGCATTATGATGCTGTGACAAAATGTTCTGCAAAATCTCTTTTCTGGCTGTTATTCGACACCATAGATCAGGAGCAGAAGGGAAGCTTGTAACCATATTGGACTGGTATTTCATTGGTACTAATGATAATGAAGTGATGCTGAATTGCTGACACTATTCTTGTTACAATGTTGAAGGCGGTGTGATTGTGATTAAGCATCCACAGTTTGTAGattctttgcagcaacatccatatttcAAGCATTGTCTAATGTGGCTACATATAGATTTGGAAAGACAAAGGtgtaaactgcaacttggcTGGCTGGCTACTGTGAGGTGTTAATTCTAGATTCTGTTTAGAGTCTTTTGTTTGATAAGAATACGCGTGTGGACCTGAACTGCTCTGTAgcaaggttatcatagttttgtttttttcattagttttaattttgttgtgattttttattttcaaatttagttagttttaagagtgagtttgccagtttttaattagtttttatttttgggaaaatgcttagtttaagtttagtcTTTATTAGCTTTGTCAGGGCTGGCGAAAAGAACTCAAACGCAGACCAGAGGTAAGAGTGATTACGGTGACTCCCACGTCCGAGGCGTCAACCTCAACAACAAACTGTCGGGATAAATCTGGCTGAGTGAGGATTGGGGCTGAGGTGAACCTTTTCTTCAGCTCCAAAAAAGCTCCTTCAGCCTCAGAGGTCCAGTGAAACGATCTAGCAGGGGAGGTAAGTGCGGTTAAAGGTGCAGCAATGCGGCTGTAATTCCTAATGAAACATCTATAGAAATTAGTAAAACCCAAGAATCTCTGAAGCTGCTTCCTACTCTCTAGCTTGGGCCAATCCAAGACTGCTCTTACCGTCTCGGGGTCCATCCTCACCTGACCCTTGGCAATGATGTTGCCGAGAAACGTAACAGGGGAGGCGTGGAACTCACACTTCTCTGCCTTAACGAATAAACGGTTCTCTAGCAGCCGCTGGAGGACTTGACGAACATGCTGGATGTGCTCTGCTTGATTCTGAGAGAAGATGAGTATATCATCAAGATAGACAAATACTAGTTCATCCTTTGGCACCTCACTTAGTCCGTTAACAAAAACAGCCTGCAGGGATGGCCCATTCCACCCACTCTCTGTTGCCAGAGTCCAGAAATCAATGGCGTATTCAGCCAGGCTCCAAAACCCTTGGCGGAGAGAGAAAAGCCTCATGGATGCGTCTTTACCTTGGACTTGGTGGTTGGAAACCTTAGACATCTCGGTAGTAAAAACGGCATAGGTGGTGGTGACCTGATCCTGCTTCCTCCAGTGAACCGAAGCCCACTCCAGCGCCGCTCCCCGCAGCAACCCAATCAGGTAAGCGATTTTAGCCTTCTCAGTAGCGTATGTAAGGGGCTGGAGATCAGAGACAAGACCACACTGCATGAGGAATGTCTTACATTGTCCCAGATTCCCATCGTACCTCTCTGGCGGGAAGACCCGCGGCTCCCTGCCGGGGTTGGCTGTGGTTGGTGCCGCTGTGGCTGGTACTGGATTGACCATGCGGGTCGACAAGTCACTGATTCCTACCATTATCTCCTGAAGATCCGGTGAGGACTGGAAGGTCGGTCTGGTCTTTATAGGAGAGTTGATTGTGGGATGAGGAATCGGAGTGCAGGAGTGGTGAGATGAGTTGCAGGTGTGTTGGCTGGAGTTGCAGTGACCACGCCCACCAGCGGTTCTTTCATGCAGCTGCCAGTTCACGGCGGTGGGTTGTGAcaagttttagtgttagttttcatttttttgtaacggggtatttgttgggtgcgagattaaaaaaagtcacaataaatgttgcctttatttcctttgtcttatccatctcaggcCCAATAAGgtcattaagtcataaaaccagatagattcaatagattttatatcaaccaaaaaggattatgtataaaaaaaattgacaaagacgaaaactaaggacattttcactataattttagttagttttgtaaccatacaatacagtttcagttagataACGttcttttaaaaactctcgtttttatttttatttcagttaacaaaaatgttttttcaattctagttttcgttattttgtttgttttcgttAACCTTGCTCTGTAGAAGTCACAGCTttctaactctctctctctctctctctctccctccttctcccgTCAAGGTGTCAGCTACTTTCGCAGCCAGCCTAGTAACCAGTCCAGCTATCGGGGCGTACCTGTCGGCCTGGTACGGAGACAATCTGGTGGTTCTGGTGGCCACACTGATCGCTCTGGCGGACATCTGCTTCATCCTGCTGGCCGTGCCCGAGTCTCTGCCTGACAAGATGAGGCTCAACACCTGGGGAGCGCCCATATCCTGGGAGCAGGCGGACCCCTTCACCGTCAGTAGCCAATCATTTACAATTCAGTACCTGATTGGTCGGTTGTGTTATGAATTCTTTTTACGGGTGGACTGATCcaacctctctgtctctgtctcattcAGTCTCTCCGGAAGGTCGGTCAGGACCCGACCGTCTTACTGATCTGCATCACTGTGTTCCTGTCTTACCTGCCAGAGGCCGGACAGTATTCCAGCTTCTTCCTTTAcctgagacaggtgagacactgTCTGACACACTGGCGTTACTGCAAGCCCTTACCATATTATTGCCACTGGTGATACACCTGTTTTTTAAAGTcacttaaaataaaagaagatttaatcatgacatttttaaatttgtgcacattttcttgTCTTCTGTCCGTCCATCCAGGTCATAAATTTCTCCTCCAAGACCATCGCTGTTTTTATTGGAGTGGTGGGCATTCTGTCCATTGtagcacaggtaacacacacacacacacacacacacacacacccttgtacttctatcttagTGAGGGCCCTTGTTGGACTAATGAATTCCCTAGCACGTTACCCTAACCTTTAACCTACCCtccaccatcacaactaaatgcccaaccctaacccgaacataaacctgattgtaaccttaaccctacaacaaagtctgaactctcaaacaagcttTTAAAGccggaacatgttttttaacCAATACAGTGAGGACaattttgtgaagtgaggacatttcggccggtcctcacttcataaaaatgtcctcactctattggttaaaaaacgtgttccggtcctcactatgtaggaagtacaagaacacacacaaacacacacacacacacacacacacgcacatttaCTCCTGGCCCCATTAACACTCGTCAATTCAAGTGTCACATATTACTTTTTAGTAATCTTAATTTACACATATATAGGAATATATATGCATCTTCGTTAGCCACATTACAAATCTTTGGGCTTCCCACAATATATGCTACAGTCATCTGAGGGTATTTGGTAACTCAAGAAGAAATTATTTCACACCTAAACTTTAGTTAACATAATAACTGTTAGCCCGATAACAGCAtaaatgaacacaaacacatgactTGTAATATGGTTTTTGGACATGCATATAGAGTATGTGGCATGCATACTACTTATTACTAAAATAACAATTAACATAAGTGCAaggtttgaacattttttttaaaaagtctgtctTCCCCTCCTCAGACTCTCTTTCTAACGCTGCTGATGAGGACTCTGGGTAATAAAAACACCGTTCTGTTGGGTTTGGGCTTCCAGATCCTCCAGCTGGCCTGGTACGGCTTCGGATCAGAGCCATGGTGagatctcagtgtgtgtgtgtgtgtgtgtgtgtgtgtgtgtgtttgcagttttTGGGCAGGCTGCATTCATTCTGTAGGTGTAAGGCTGATTTCAGATGTAGAATGATTACCGCTCAGTCTGGCGCACAGCAGCATCAGTGTTTATTTTGACAGAGCGGCAGCAAGGAGCAAATCGTATTTGTGACTGACTGTGTTGGTGAAAAGGAGTTTCATTCAGTGGACTCAGATACAGTAACATGAGCTGCTTCATCTGTGTGGTTCTGAGAGTGCAAATCAGAACAAACTCTTAAATGCAGAGTATCACTCTAAATATGGCTTCAGCATGTagataaaaaatacatacaaaataataaatattatatatataactatatatatatatatttacagatttaatattaataataaattatttactaACCAATTCAACTCTTGCCTGGGCTGTCATGTCAGATGCTCagacatatacatttttaactcccgtgtgtttgtgtgtgtgtgtgtgtgtgtgtgttaacaggaTGATGTGGGCAGCAGGTGCTGTAGCAGCGATGTCCTCCATCACCTTCCCAGCTGTCTCTGCTCTGGTGTCACAGTCTGCTGATCCTGATAAACAAGGTGACAGAGAAATGcccttctcttctcctcctcctcctcctctcttctcttctcctcctcctctcctctcttctcctcctccttctctcctcctcctcctcctcctcctcctctattctcctgctcctcctcctcctcctcctcctaatcctcctcctcctctcttctccgcctcctctcctcctcctcctctctcctctctctcttcctttcctctcttctttctcctcttctcttctgctcctcctcttcctctcctctctctcctctctcctctctcatcctctcttctcctcctcctcctccacctctcctctcttctcctcctctcctctcctcctccttctcttctctcctctcttctcctcctcctcttactctttctctcctcctcctcttcctctcttctcctcctcctcctcatccttctctcctcctcctcctcctcctctcctctctcctcctctcctctgatcAATAggtcagtgtgttttcagacaGGAGAGCTAAATATATCATCAGATACTGTTGTGACCACTGTGTCTCCAGTAACCTGACCtgtgtcctcctgcaggagtgGTCCAGGGGATGATCACAGGGATCAGGGGTCTGTGTAACGGTCTGGGTCCAGCTTTGTACGGAttcatcttcttcctcttcaaTGTGGAGCTCAACACCATGGACCCAATCCAGGGAGACTTCAACATCGACCCCCTGCCTCTTCAAAGCCCCACTGAGGTACAGAACCCATTAAGATACACTGTATTTGGAATCTCTTGTGGCTTCTTTTCACATAGATATCAGCTAAATATTCAGCCATGACATCAGAATATTTTACAGAtggcgctcattcacccattcagacacacattcacactggtggccgaggctaaacgctgccaccatcaggaattcattcacacaccattGAAcaaatacttcaacatgtaggctgccatggtcagggatcaaaccaccgaccttccgatcaGCTGGTGACCGCTCTACTCAGCAAACTCTTCCTAGCACTTTCCCCTTTTTTGTCTTCCGGAAGACAAGTCACCTCTTGCCAGATTAAATAACAAGACTTTCCTTGTGAGACACAATACCAAACAGAGCCAAAGGTAAAGAGAAACGTTCACTAAGTATTTCACTGCAGAGTCCTTTCCGTAGTGGTTGTTATAGGTTTTGGCCGATGGGTCAATTGAATTGATAATCAACGTGGGTTTGAATAAATCGGCAATGCCTGTCTAGCTGCGGATGCattgtcaatgtttttttttagcagaaaaACACTGCCATGGTTAATTTTAGGGTGTGCATATTGTGAGGGAGGGTTTGCTTGCATTGCTAACTTTTTGTCTGAGAGTCGGCTGCCAGGGTGGTTACCACAAAGCAACTCTATTTGTCTGCTGGAGAAATATAATGCAGGAAAGTTTTCAGCAGGTTTAACATGGATTTCAGTTGATCTTCCACATGGATATATTAGACATTCATAATCTTTGCTGTGATctgccagtttttttcatttcagtgtCTTATTTCACCCATAATACATTGTGCAACACGTTATCttcactcactggccactttattagataGCAAGGTAATAGCAACCTATTAAAGTGGTGGTGTGGCcttcatctgcttcaaggtttgacgtgttgtgtgttcagggGTGTCTTTCTGctgaccttggttgtaacaagtgattatttgagttactgttgtctttctatcatcttgaaccagtctggtcattctcctctgacctctggcttcaacaaggcatcaaggctgTCTGGATATTTCCttttttcggaccattctctattaaccctagagatggttgttagatcagcagtttgtgaaatactcagaccaacagcCATGctacgttcaaagtcacttaaatcacccttcttccccattctgatgctcagtttgatcttcagcagctcgtcttcaccatgtctagaTGCcttaatgcattgagttgctgccatgtgccTGCTTAATGCAACAGGCAATGTAAGGGTTTGTGTAGGGGACACAAAAGCAGAACAGAAAGCTGGCAGAacagtttatttacaatatatacaaaaaGAGAATGTGCTGTTTAGATAATGCCATCAGGTGTGTCTGCAGCAAGAGTGGGACACTGGAAACCACTCTCCTGGTAATGTAAGTCTGTTTTATGCAACTTGCACTTGAAAATTCCTCCTGCAGCGCCTCCTCCTACACCTTTGTTTGCTGAATGAGCTGCAAAACGTATATGTTCACACATGCAGTTGGCATGTTCCACCCACAGGGTCATACCGTTTTAGCTGCAAGATCTCCACGTTGACTCATTAAGACGTGGGCagatgatgtcatggggtccttgtAGCTTTGTTCACACTGAAAATATAGTGTGTGCTCCAGGCAGTACATTGGAAAACTGActtcttttataataatttgcTGCAATATTAGACATGCTCTAGTCAGCTGGGCTTAGTGATGGGAATTGTAAAGAATTTAGCAGTTCTGATTCCATTA from Centropristis striata isolate RG_2023a ecotype Rhode Island chromosome 19, C.striata_1.0, whole genome shotgun sequence includes the following:
- the mfsd14ba gene encoding hippocampus abundant transcript 1 protein, producing the protein MKGEPPAAATGRVVLVKKIIMKDGAALQQGIGRPSVYHAVVVIFLEFFAWGLLTTPMLTVLHETFPQHTFLMNGLIQGVKGLLSFMSAPLIGALSDVWGRRTFLLVTVFFTCAPIPLMRLSPWWYFAMISMSGAFSVTFSVIFAYVADVTDERERSTAYGLVSATFAASLVTSPAIGAYLSAWYGDNLVVLVATLIALADICFILLAVPESLPDKMRLNTWGAPISWEQADPFTSLRKVGQDPTVLLICITVFLSYLPEAGQYSSFFLYLRQVINFSSKTIAVFIGVVGILSIVAQTLFLTLLMRTLGNKNTVLLGLGFQILQLAWYGFGSEPWMMWAAGAVAAMSSITFPAVSALVSQSADPDKQGVVQGMITGIRGLCNGLGPALYGFIFFLFNVELNTMDPIQGDFNIDPLPLQSPTERGLIPGPPFLLGACTVVVAFIVALFIPEKPSCSSSPSQLSLSDKPHLDSKESMSSLAGIHINTPLPGSDEETPPTASDEDFEPLLQDSIV